Proteins encoded within one genomic window of Acomys russatus chromosome 5, mAcoRus1.1, whole genome shotgun sequence:
- the Cdkn1c gene encoding cyclin-dependent kinase inhibitor 1C isoform X3 — protein MERLASSDTFPVIARSSACRSLFGPVDHEELGRELRMRLAELNAEDQNRWDFNFQQDVPLRGPGRLQWMEVDSESVPAFYRETVQVGRCRLVLGPRPPPVAVAVIPRSGLPAGEAPDGLEEAPEQPPSAPTSAMVVEPTPPLTPAPASDPTSDPIPDVTPDATSDPTPDPIPDANPDVAPQDGEEQVPEQVPEQVPKQGEEPGAEPGAEPGAEPGYEQGAESVEEQGAEPVEEQDEEPVEEQGVDPDEEQGENQEQRGQELKEQPLSGIPGRPAAGTAAATANGAIKKLSGPLISDFFAKRKRSAQENKASNDVPVGCPSPNVAPGVGAVEQTPRKRLR, from the exons ATGGAACGCTTGGCCTCCAGCGACACCTTCCCAGTGATTGCGCGCAGTAGCGCCTGCCGCAGCCTCTTCGGGCCTGTGGACCACGAGGAGCTGGGCCGCGAGCTGAGGATGCGCCTGGCAGAGCTGAACGCCGAGGACCAGAACCGCTGGGACTTCAACTTCCAGCAGGATGTGCCTCTTCGAGGCCCTGGTCGTCTGCAGTGGATGGAGGTGGACAGCGAGTCTGTGCCCGCCTTCTACCGCGAGACGGTGCAGGTGGGGCGCTGTCGCCTGGTGCTGGGGCCCCGGCCTCCCCCGGTTGCCGTGGCTGTCATCCCGCGTTCTGGGCTGCCGGCTGGCGAGGCCCCCGACGGCCTAGAGGAGGCGCCTGAGCAGCCGCCCAGCGCTCCAACCTCAGCCATGGTCGTggagcccaccccacccctgaccccagcCCCGGCTTCAGATCCGACCTCAGACCCGATTCCGGACGTGACCCCGGACGCGACCTCGGACCCGACTCCGGACCCGATCCCGGACGCGAACCCGGACGTGGCGCCTCAGGACGGCGAGGAACAGGTCCCTGAGCAGGTCCCTGAGCAGGTCCCTAAGCAGGGCGAGGAGCCGGGTGCTGAGCCAGGCGCTGAGCCGGGCGCGGAGCCGGGCTATGAGCAGGGCGCGGAGTCGGTGGAGGAGCAGGGAGCGGAGCCGGTCGAGGAGCAGGACGAGGAGCCGGTGGAGGAGCAGGGCGTGGATCCAGACGAGGAGCAGGGCGAGAACCAGGAGCAGCGCGGCCAGGAGCTGAAGGAGCAGCCTCTCTCGGGGATTCCAGGACGTCCCGCGGCTGGGACTGCTGCGGCCACTGCGAACGGTGCGATCAAGAAGCTGTCGGGGCCTCTCATCTCCG ACTTCTTCGCCAAGCGCAAGAGATCAGCGCAGGAGAACAAGGCGTCGAACGATGTCCCTGTGGGGTGTCCCTCTCCTAACGTGGCTCCTGGGGTGGGCGCGGTGGAGCAGACCCCGCGCAAACGTCTGCGATGA
- the Cdkn1c gene encoding cyclin-dependent kinase inhibitor 1C isoform X2, translating to MGMSDVYLRSRTAMERLASSDTFPVIARSSACRSLFGPVDHEELGRELRMRLAELNAEDQNRWDFNFQQDVPLRGPGRLQWMEVDSESVPAFYRETVQVGRCRLVLGPRPPPVAVAVIPRSGLPAGEAPDGLEEAPEQPPSAPTSAMVVEPTPPLTPAPASDPTSDPIPDVTPDATSDPTPDPIPDANPDVAPQDGEEQVPEQVPEQVPKQGEEPGAEPGAEPGAEPGYEQGAESVEEQGAEPVEEQDEEPVEEQGVDPDEEQGENQEQRGQELKEQPLSGIPGRPAAGTAAATANDFFAKRKRSAQENKASNDVPVGCPSPNVAPGVGAVEQTPRKRLR from the exons ATGGGCATGTCCGACGTGTACCTTCGCAGCCGAACAGCGATGGAACGCTTGGCCTCCAGCGACACCTTCCCAGTGATTGCGCGCAGTAGCGCCTGCCGCAGCCTCTTCGGGCCTGTGGACCACGAGGAGCTGGGCCGCGAGCTGAGGATGCGCCTGGCAGAGCTGAACGCCGAGGACCAGAACCGCTGGGACTTCAACTTCCAGCAGGATGTGCCTCTTCGAGGCCCTGGTCGTCTGCAGTGGATGGAGGTGGACAGCGAGTCTGTGCCCGCCTTCTACCGCGAGACGGTGCAGGTGGGGCGCTGTCGCCTGGTGCTGGGGCCCCGGCCTCCCCCGGTTGCCGTGGCTGTCATCCCGCGTTCTGGGCTGCCGGCTGGCGAGGCCCCCGACGGCCTAGAGGAGGCGCCTGAGCAGCCGCCCAGCGCTCCAACCTCAGCCATGGTCGTggagcccaccccacccctgaccccagcCCCGGCTTCAGATCCGACCTCAGACCCGATTCCGGACGTGACCCCGGACGCGACCTCGGACCCGACTCCGGACCCGATCCCGGACGCGAACCCGGACGTGGCGCCTCAGGACGGCGAGGAACAGGTCCCTGAGCAGGTCCCTGAGCAGGTCCCTAAGCAGGGCGAGGAGCCGGGTGCTGAGCCAGGCGCTGAGCCGGGCGCGGAGCCGGGCTATGAGCAGGGCGCGGAGTCGGTGGAGGAGCAGGGAGCGGAGCCGGTCGAGGAGCAGGACGAGGAGCCGGTGGAGGAGCAGGGCGTGGATCCAGACGAGGAGCAGGGCGAGAACCAGGAGCAGCGCGGCCAGGAGCTGAAGGAGCAGCCTCTCTCGGGGATTCCAGGACGTCCCGCGGCTGGGACTGCTGCGGCCACTGCGAACG ACTTCTTCGCCAAGCGCAAGAGATCAGCGCAGGAGAACAAGGCGTCGAACGATGTCCCTGTGGGGTGTCCCTCTCCTAACGTGGCTCCTGGGGTGGGCGCGGTGGAGCAGACCCCGCGCAAACGTCTGCGATGA
- the Cdkn1c gene encoding cyclin-dependent kinase inhibitor 1C isoform X1, translating into MGMSDVYLRSRTAMERLASSDTFPVIARSSACRSLFGPVDHEELGRELRMRLAELNAEDQNRWDFNFQQDVPLRGPGRLQWMEVDSESVPAFYRETVQVGRCRLVLGPRPPPVAVAVIPRSGLPAGEAPDGLEEAPEQPPSAPTSAMVVEPTPPLTPAPASDPTSDPIPDVTPDATSDPTPDPIPDANPDVAPQDGEEQVPEQVPEQVPKQGEEPGAEPGAEPGAEPGYEQGAESVEEQGAEPVEEQDEEPVEEQGVDPDEEQGENQEQRGQELKEQPLSGIPGRPAAGTAAATANGAIKKLSGPLISDFFAKRKRSAQENKASNDVPVGCPSPNVAPGVGAVEQTPRKRLR; encoded by the exons ATGGGCATGTCCGACGTGTACCTTCGCAGCCGAACAGCGATGGAACGCTTGGCCTCCAGCGACACCTTCCCAGTGATTGCGCGCAGTAGCGCCTGCCGCAGCCTCTTCGGGCCTGTGGACCACGAGGAGCTGGGCCGCGAGCTGAGGATGCGCCTGGCAGAGCTGAACGCCGAGGACCAGAACCGCTGGGACTTCAACTTCCAGCAGGATGTGCCTCTTCGAGGCCCTGGTCGTCTGCAGTGGATGGAGGTGGACAGCGAGTCTGTGCCCGCCTTCTACCGCGAGACGGTGCAGGTGGGGCGCTGTCGCCTGGTGCTGGGGCCCCGGCCTCCCCCGGTTGCCGTGGCTGTCATCCCGCGTTCTGGGCTGCCGGCTGGCGAGGCCCCCGACGGCCTAGAGGAGGCGCCTGAGCAGCCGCCCAGCGCTCCAACCTCAGCCATGGTCGTggagcccaccccacccctgaccccagcCCCGGCTTCAGATCCGACCTCAGACCCGATTCCGGACGTGACCCCGGACGCGACCTCGGACCCGACTCCGGACCCGATCCCGGACGCGAACCCGGACGTGGCGCCTCAGGACGGCGAGGAACAGGTCCCTGAGCAGGTCCCTGAGCAGGTCCCTAAGCAGGGCGAGGAGCCGGGTGCTGAGCCAGGCGCTGAGCCGGGCGCGGAGCCGGGCTATGAGCAGGGCGCGGAGTCGGTGGAGGAGCAGGGAGCGGAGCCGGTCGAGGAGCAGGACGAGGAGCCGGTGGAGGAGCAGGGCGTGGATCCAGACGAGGAGCAGGGCGAGAACCAGGAGCAGCGCGGCCAGGAGCTGAAGGAGCAGCCTCTCTCGGGGATTCCAGGACGTCCCGCGGCTGGGACTGCTGCGGCCACTGCGAACGGTGCGATCAAGAAGCTGTCGGGGCCTCTCATCTCCG ACTTCTTCGCCAAGCGCAAGAGATCAGCGCAGGAGAACAAGGCGTCGAACGATGTCCCTGTGGGGTGTCCCTCTCCTAACGTGGCTCCTGGGGTGGGCGCGGTGGAGCAGACCCCGCGCAAACGTCTGCGATGA